DNA sequence from the Pseudomonas fluorescens Q2-87 genome:
TGACCTTCGCCAGGATCCGGCTTTGCAGCCCCCGGGAAAACCACTGGTACACCGGCGGCGTGCCGACGTAGGCCATGTCCAGCTCGCCGGCGGCCAGCGCCTGCTGGATCACCGGGCCATCGCCCAGCGCCTTGAGGTCGACATTCAAGCCTTCCTCGCGGTAGTAACCCTGTTTGTCGGCAATCAGCGCCGGCGCGTTGGCCATGGCGAAGACATACCCGACACGCAAGGTTTTCTCCTCGTTGGCCACGGCGAACGTGCTGCCGGCCAACGTGGCGGCAGACAAGGTAAGGGCAAGCAGCGAACGTTTGATCATGCGGTCAGCTCGAGTCGAGGGGTGGGGTGAACAGTGGTGTGGGGCGCGTCCATCACGTAGGCGATGCGCTCCATCAGCTCGTTGCGGTAATCGAGAAACGCGGGCAGGCGACGGGTTTTCAGATGGGTGCGAGGGCGCGGCAGATCGATCTCCAGCTCGCTATGAATACCGCCAGGCGCGATGTTGAGCACGATGACCCGATCGGCCAGGAACACCGCCTCATCGATGTCGTGAGTGATGAACAGCACCGTCTGGCCCAGTTCGGCCCAGATGCGCAAGGTCTCTTCGTTCATGCTGTTGCGGCTGATGGCGTCGAGCGCGGCAAACGGCTCGTCCATCAGCAAGACGCTGGGTTCCAATGCCAGGGTCCTGGCCAGGGAAACACGCTGCTGCATCCCGCCGGAAAGCTGGTGCGGCAACCGCTGCGCCGCACTTTCCAGACCGACCAGGCGCAGGTATTGCAATGCCTGCGCACGCTGCTGCGATTCGTCGGTTTGGGCGCTCATCCGCAGGCCGAAACGGACGTTTTCCAGGGCGCTCAACCAGGGAAACAGTTGCGGCGCCTGGAACACATACCCCAACTCAGAACGCTCCGGGCGTACCGCGGTCTCGTTGAGGGTGACCCGGCCGCTTTGTGGCTGAACGAAACCTGAGAGCAGGTTCAACAAGGTGGTTTTCCCGCAGCCGGACGGCCCGAGGATGGCGACGAACTCGCCGGGCTTGGCGTTCAGGCTGAACGAGGAAAACACCCGATGCCCGTTGGGGTAGCTGAAGCTGATGCCATCGACCGTCAACGCGTCGGCCTGCGGCCTTGGGTGAGAAAGTGGTTTGAGCATGGCAAGTGTCGTCAGGTCGTTTACAATGGGAACGCCTGACATAATACGTATTAATACAAGTTGTCCCAATAACCTATTTTTATAACCTTAGAAGTGAAGGCACCCTGCCCCACTCAAGGCCATGGAAGCTGACAGTGTCCACGTCCATTCTGCGCGACAGCACCACCTCGCTTTACGAACAGATTGCCCATCGGTTGCTGGAGGAAATTCAACGCGGCGACTTCGAGCCCAGCGGCAAGCTGCCGTCCGAGGCGCAATTGGGCGAGCGGTTCGGGGTCAGCCGCGTCACGGTCCGCCTGGCGGTGGGCAAGCTCAGCGATGACGGCGTGGTGGAACGCAAACAGGGCAAAGGCACCTTTGTCGCGGCCAAGCAGGTACGCCACGGCCTCGATGCGTTGCGCAGCTTTCATGAGGCGTTGTTGTTGCAGGGCTTGCAACCGAGCATGCGGGTGCTCAGCCATACCTTGCAGCCTGTTCCAGAAAACCTGCGCGGGGTGTTCGAAGCGACGGGCGACTGCCTGCTGCTGGAGCGCCTGCACCTGGTCGACGATGAACCTATCGCCCTGGGACGCAGTCACCTGCCCGCCGAGCTGGGCAGCGTGGCCTGGGCGGAAGTCGAACACCAACCGATCTACTCCATCCTCGAGTCAATCACCGGCATGGCGGTCACCCGCGCCGACCTGGCCATCCGTGCTCAAGAAGCCGACAAGAGCTTGGCCAGCGCGCTGCACATCAAGCGCGGGGCCGCGTTGTTGGTCATGGAGCGCACGTCCTATTTTGCCGATGGCCGCTGCTGCGACCGCACGACGTTCTTTATCCGCCCGGAGCGCTACGCCTTCGTCCTCAGCGGGGTGTTCAAATCCGGTTCGAGCGGTTGAAGTCACCTGACACACCGCCATCGCGAGCAAGCTCGCTCCCACAGGGGTCCAAAGTGCGGAACCTGTGGGAGCGAGCTTGCTCGCGATGAGGCCTTCAGCCTTAACGTCTCTTGATCAGTGCTGCACCTGCACCATCGAGTTCACCTGGACCCGCGCCTGCATCTGCTCTGCCCCGCCGCCTCGGCGCATGCCGCGTACCGGGCAGGCGTCGAGGTAGTCCAGGCCGACCGCCAGTTTCAGGTGGCGGTCGGGACGGGTCAGGCGATTGGTCACGTCGAAACTGTACCAGCCGTCATCCAGCCAGGCTTCAGCCCAAGCGTGGCTCGCCAGGTGGCTCTCATCTTCGGTGCACAAATAACCGGAGACATAACGCGCCGGGATACCCAGGCTGCGCGCGCATGCCAGGAACGCGTGGGTATGGTCCTGGCAAACCCCCGTCCCACCGGCAAACGCCTCGGCGGCCGTGCTGCTGACCGCCGTCGTGCCAGGGCTGTAGGGCATGCGTGCCGCCAGGGCGTTCATCAAGTCGGTGAGCGCCGCACGATCACGCCGTGCCCCGCACTGCTCCAAGGCAAACGCGCTGAGCACGTCATCGGCCTGGGTCAGGCGGCTGGTGCGCAGAAACGGCAATGGCGACTGGCTGTCTGTCTCCTTCTCCACGGTCTGATCGATCTGCACCTGACCATAAGCCGTCAGCACCAAGGCGCCGTGGGGTTCGTCCATGGTCATCACGTGCAGGATATTGCCGTAGGGGTCGATCTGGCTGCGCACCAACCGCGGCAGCTCCAAGTGCCATTCAAGAATGCGTTGGCGCTGGCTGTCCTTGGGCGTCAAGCGCAGGAACTGGATGCTGGTGCACACCTCATCGGCATAGCTATAAGTGGTGTCGTGGCGTATGGACAGTTTCATACGACCTCCAAGTAAGACTCGTGAACGGTCTGGCCCAAGTGGCGGATCTGGTCGATCAGTTCGGTCAGCCATTGATGCAGGCCCGACGCGAGGATCTCATCGATTCCGGAATAACGCAGGCGTGCGTTCAGCTCAGCGGCCAGGCGTTGCGCCGGCCTGCCGTTGTTGCCGGGCAGGCTGGCGAGGATGTGGTCCAGCTCCTCGATGCAGGCGTGCAGCGAACGCGGTACGTCGGCCCGCAGCAAGAGCATTTCCGAGACCTGTTCGGCGTTGGGCGCGTTACGGTAGATCTCGTTGAACGCCTCGAACGAAGACAAGGCCCGCAGCAAGGCGCTCCACTGGTAGTAACCGCGTGCCGAGTTGTCGCTGACCTCTTCCGACTCCTCGCCAAACATTTCGTAGCGCGCGTCGAGCAGGCGCAAAGTGTTGTCCGCCCGCTCGATAAAGGTCCCGAGGCGAATGAAGCAGTAGGCGTCGTTGCGCATGATCGTGCCCGACGTCGCGCCGCGGAACAGGTGCGAGCGCTCCTTGACCCATTCGCAGAAATGGCTGATGCCGTAGCGGCCCAGCCCGTTGCTGGCGATGTTGCGCATCTCCAGCCAGGTGGCGTTGATGTTCTCCCACATGTCGGCAGTGATGCGTCCACGCACCGCATGGGCATTGGCCCGTGCCGCCCGCAGGCAGCTGTAGATACTGCCGGGATTGGTTTCATCCAGGGCAAAGAAATGCAGCATGCGCTCGCTGTTGAGGGCGTCATAACGCGCGTTGTAGTCATCCAGCGTGCCAGCCGCCAACAGCGACATTGCCAGTTCGGCATGACCATCGCTGCGTCCGGCCTGAGGCATCAGCGACAACGAATAACTGACTTCAAGCATGCGCGCCAGGTTCTCGGCGCGCTCCAGGTAGCGGGACATCCAATAGAGGTCCGAAGCGGTTCTTGAAAGCATGTCTTAGTCCTCCACTACCCAAGTGTCTTTGGTGCCGCCGCCCTGGGACGAGTTGACCACCAGCGAGCCTTCGCGCAACGCCACGCGGGTCAGCCCGCCTGGCACCAGGCGGGTTTCCTTGCCCGACAGCACGAACGGACGCAGGTCGATGTGGCGCGGCGCGATGCCGCTCTCGACGAAGGTCGGGCACGTGGACAGGCTCAAGGTCGGCTGGGCGATGTAGGCTTCGGGGCGGGCCTTGAGCCGAGCACGGAAATCTTCGATCTCCGCGGCCGTGGCGGCCGGGCCGACCAACATGCCGTAGCCGCCGGAACCTTGGGTTTCCTTGACCACCAGGTCGGGCAGGTTCGCCAGCACATGGGACAGGTCCTGGGGCTTGCGGCATTGCCAGGTGGGCACGTTCTTCAGGATCGGTTCTTCAGTGAGGTAGAAGCGGATCATCTCGTCGACGTAGGGGTAGATCGACTTGTCATCGGCGACGCCTGTGCCAACCGCGTTCGCCAGCACCACATTGCCCGCTCGGTAAACTGCGATCAGCCCGGGCACGCCCAGCATGGAATCGGGGTTGAACGACAGCGGGTCGAGGTAGGCGTCGTCAAGTCGGCGATAGATCACATCCACCTGCCGAGGGCCG
Encoded proteins:
- a CDS encoding ABC transporter ATP-binding protein; this translates as MLKPLSHPRPQADALTVDGISFSYPNGHRVFSSFSLNAKPGEFVAILGPSGCGKTTLLNLLSGFVQPQSGRVTLNETAVRPERSELGYVFQAPQLFPWLSALENVRFGLRMSAQTDESQQRAQALQYLRLVGLESAAQRLPHQLSGGMQQRVSLARTLALEPSVLLMDEPFAALDAISRNSMNEETLRIWAELGQTVLFITHDIDEAVFLADRVIVLNIAPGGIHSELEIDLPRPRTHLKTRRLPAFLDYRNELMERIAYVMDAPHTTVHPTPRLELTA
- a CDS encoding GntR family transcriptional regulator translates to MSTSILRDSTTSLYEQIAHRLLEEIQRGDFEPSGKLPSEAQLGERFGVSRVTVRLAVGKLSDDGVVERKQGKGTFVAAKQVRHGLDALRSFHEALLLQGLQPSMRVLSHTLQPVPENLRGVFEATGDCLLLERLHLVDDEPIALGRSHLPAELGSVAWAEVEHQPIYSILESITGMAVTRADLAIRAQEADKSLASALHIKRGAALLVMERTSYFADGRCCDRTTFFIRPERYAFVLSGVFKSGSSG
- a CDS encoding transglutaminase family protein — encoded protein: MKLSIRHDTTYSYADEVCTSIQFLRLTPKDSQRQRILEWHLELPRLVRSQIDPYGNILHVMTMDEPHGALVLTAYGQVQIDQTVEKETDSQSPLPFLRTSRLTQADDVLSAFALEQCGARRDRAALTDLMNALAARMPYSPGTTAVSSTAAEAFAGGTGVCQDHTHAFLACARSLGIPARYVSGYLCTEDESHLASHAWAEAWLDDGWYSFDVTNRLTRPDRHLKLAVGLDYLDACPVRGMRRGGGAEQMQARVQVNSMVQVQH
- a CDS encoding alpha-E domain-containing protein — its product is MLSRTASDLYWMSRYLERAENLARMLEVSYSLSLMPQAGRSDGHAELAMSLLAAGTLDDYNARYDALNSERMLHFFALDETNPGSIYSCLRAARANAHAVRGRITADMWENINATWLEMRNIASNGLGRYGISHFCEWVKERSHLFRGATSGTIMRNDAYCFIRLGTFIERADNTLRLLDARYEMFGEESEEVSDNSARGYYQWSALLRALSSFEAFNEIYRNAPNAEQVSEMLLLRADVPRSLHACIEELDHILASLPGNNGRPAQRLAAELNARLRYSGIDEILASGLHQWLTELIDQIRHLGQTVHESYLEVV